The following are encoded together in the Weissella soli genome:
- a CDS encoding MFS transporter: MSNTSAKRTERSTASNIIKGSLGNLIEWFDWYVYASFSVYFSASFFPSEDQTAQLLNAAAIFAIGFIMRPIGSLILGRFADKNGRRASLTLSILLMAGGSLVIGLTPGYDTIGILSPIILVITRLIQGLSLGGEYGTSATYLSEMASKEHRGFYASFQYVTLIAGQLIALLVQIIIQATLTSAQIYAWGWRIPFFVGAVGALIVLWLRLSMLESDQFTAAKAANKETGTLRQLAKYPKAVLTVVGLTLGGTISFYTYTTYLQKFMINSMGLAPNVVSQVNFWALFIFMLLQPVAGHLSDKIGRKALLLWFGISGTLLTVPLFTVLQHVKSPWIAFLLMLGGLVIVTGYTSINAIVKAEMFPTEIRALGVGLPYGLTVAIFGGTVEYIALWLKNAHHENFFFWYVSGAILISLLVYTRMADTKKTSYLDK; the protein is encoded by the coding sequence TTGTCTAACACATCTGCAAAACGTACGGAACGATCAACGGCGAGCAACATCATCAAAGGTTCACTCGGTAATTTAATTGAGTGGTTTGATTGGTATGTCTACGCTTCATTTTCTGTCTACTTTTCAGCGTCATTTTTCCCAAGCGAGGATCAAACTGCTCAGCTACTCAATGCCGCTGCGATCTTTGCGATTGGCTTCATTATGCGCCCAATTGGTAGTTTAATTCTTGGCCGTTTTGCGGATAAAAATGGCCGGCGCGCGTCACTAACCCTCTCGATTCTCCTGATGGCAGGTGGGTCGCTTGTGATTGGTCTGACGCCTGGTTATGACACGATTGGTATCTTGTCGCCAATCATCTTAGTCATCACCCGTCTGATTCAGGGGTTGTCACTGGGCGGCGAATACGGCACTTCGGCCACGTACCTCTCTGAAATGGCCAGTAAAGAACATCGCGGTTTCTATGCGTCATTCCAATATGTGACCTTAATCGCTGGTCAATTGATTGCCTTATTGGTGCAAATCATCATCCAAGCCACCCTCACTTCGGCGCAAATTTACGCCTGGGGCTGGCGGATTCCCTTCTTTGTCGGGGCAGTCGGTGCCTTAATCGTTCTCTGGTTGCGTTTATCTATGCTTGAATCCGATCAATTCACAGCTGCCAAAGCCGCTAATAAAGAAACTGGGACTTTACGCCAATTGGCTAAATACCCCAAAGCCGTGCTTACGGTGGTTGGCCTCACATTAGGTGGGACGATTTCGTTTTACACCTATACCACTTATCTACAAAAATTCATGATTAATTCCATGGGTTTGGCACCCAATGTCGTTTCACAAGTGAATTTCTGGGCATTGTTTATCTTCATGCTCCTCCAACCGGTTGCTGGTCATCTATCCGATAAGATTGGCCGCAAAGCCCTCTTGCTCTGGTTTGGTATTTCAGGTACTTTACTTACTGTGCCCCTTTTCACGGTACTCCAACATGTTAAATCGCCTTGGATCGCCTTTTTACTCATGCTGGGGGGGCTTGTCATCGTCACCGGTTATACCTCAATCAACGCGATTGTCAAAGCTGAGATGTTTCCAACTGAAATTCGGGCCCTCGGTGTTGGCCTCCCGTACGGCCTCACCGTCGCCATTTTTGGCGGCACGGTTGAATACATTGCCCTTTGGTTGAAAAATGCACACCATGAAAATTTCTTCTTCTGGTATGTCAGCGGCGCTATTTTAATCTCATTGCTCGTGTATACGCGCATGGCCGATACCAAAAAAACCAGTTACTTGGATAAATAA
- a CDS encoding DUF4422 domain-containing protein — protein sequence MNIKIIVATHKAYAMPQNELYLPVQVGAALNEPIAGYTPDNTGQHISAQNPFYNELTALYWAKYHLADQDVVGLAHYRRYLGQRASHDLRDILNAEQIATLLSDHDVIVPKKRHYYIESQEQHYLNAHAALPYETMLAVVAEKYPQFAAATTQMRTSKAAHLFNMSIMKQAQFQAYTDFVFDVLGEVAKRVDLDQYTGQDRRALGFLGERLMDVWLLGSHQNYVEVPLVQTERTNWLDKGYQFLKRHFGKNGGKTHF from the coding sequence ATGAATATCAAGATAATCGTCGCGACGCATAAGGCTTATGCGATGCCACAGAATGAACTTTACCTGCCCGTCCAAGTGGGGGCAGCACTCAATGAACCCATTGCTGGCTATACACCAGATAATACCGGTCAGCATATTTCTGCCCAGAACCCTTTTTATAATGAATTAACGGCCCTTTATTGGGCGAAGTATCACCTGGCTGATCAAGATGTCGTGGGGTTAGCCCATTATCGTCGCTATCTGGGTCAGCGAGCGAGTCATGATTTACGAGACATTCTCAATGCGGAGCAGATTGCCACGTTATTGAGTGACCATGACGTGATTGTGCCCAAGAAACGCCATTACTACATTGAATCGCAAGAACAACATTACCTGAATGCGCACGCTGCGCTCCCCTATGAGACGATGCTGGCCGTTGTGGCTGAAAAATATCCGCAGTTTGCGGCAGCCACAACGCAGATGCGGACCTCTAAAGCGGCCCATTTGTTTAATATGAGTATTATGAAGCAGGCGCAATTCCAGGCGTACACCGACTTTGTGTTTGATGTTCTTGGTGAAGTGGCCAAACGGGTGGATCTTGATCAATATACCGGTCAAGATCGACGTGCCTTGGGATTCTTAGGTGAGCGCTTAATGGATGTCTGGTTGCTTGGCTCACACCAAAATTATGTTGAAGTGCCGTTAGTGCAAACGGAACGGACAAATTGGTTAGATAAAGGTTATCAATTTTTGAAACGCCATTTTGGCAAAAATGGCGGGAAAACACACTTTTAA
- a CDS encoding multidrug efflux MFS transporter, translating into MQKLNQLETWRRNLFILWFGVFMTGIGFSEVMPFLSLYVDTLGHFTKNELTFYSGLAFLMSFLVQIFVSPLWGKLADLKGRKLMLLRAAFGMAIAFSLMGTVTNVWELIGLRALQGFFGGFISNANAMIAAQTPKEHSGYALGILVTGITAGNLLGPFVGGVLASIVSYRMAFFITGVILLLVFVLVLIFVKEEFSPVARGETLSRREVVAKLPHPRVTIGLFITTMIVMTVNTSISPIVSLFVRELNHGAGNTTFLAGVIAAMPGIATVIAAPRFGRLGDKIGTRRIVMYGFILAFWMFIPTSFVTSVLQLGILRFMVGISDASMLPAVQTMLAKTTPQEITSRVFAYNQSFQAIGAVAGPLLGTVVASYFDYRGIFIASAMLIALNAILFFVNTREVASDK; encoded by the coding sequence TTGCAAAAATTAAACCAACTTGAAACCTGGCGCCGCAATTTGTTTATTTTGTGGTTTGGGGTCTTCATGACTGGTATTGGCTTTAGTGAAGTGATGCCATTTTTATCACTCTATGTTGATACTTTAGGACATTTCACAAAAAATGAGTTGACTTTTTATAGTGGCTTAGCCTTTCTGATGAGTTTTTTGGTGCAAATCTTTGTTTCACCACTTTGGGGTAAATTAGCCGACTTAAAAGGTCGTAAATTAATGTTACTACGGGCAGCCTTTGGGATGGCGATTGCCTTTTCACTGATGGGTACTGTGACCAATGTCTGGGAGTTAATTGGGTTACGGGCGCTGCAAGGCTTCTTTGGCGGTTTTATTTCCAATGCCAACGCCATGATTGCGGCCCAAACACCTAAGGAACATTCCGGCTATGCCTTAGGTATCTTGGTAACTGGTATCACAGCTGGTAATTTGTTAGGGCCTTTCGTTGGTGGTGTCTTAGCCTCAATTGTGAGTTATCGCATGGCTTTTTTCATCACGGGCGTTATTTTGCTATTGGTCTTTGTTCTGGTGTTAATCTTTGTGAAAGAAGAGTTTAGCCCAGTTGCGCGTGGCGAAACGCTGTCGAGGCGGGAAGTCGTGGCTAAATTACCCCATCCTCGGGTGACAATCGGGCTGTTTATTACCACGATGATCGTGATGACGGTGAATACTTCAATTAGTCCAATTGTGTCATTGTTCGTGCGTGAATTGAACCATGGTGCGGGTAATACAACGTTCCTAGCAGGTGTCATTGCGGCAATGCCTGGTATTGCGACAGTGATCGCGGCACCCCGGTTTGGTCGTCTAGGTGACAAGATTGGGACACGGCGGATTGTAATGTATGGTTTTATTCTAGCTTTTTGGATGTTTATTCCCACGAGCTTTGTCACCTCAGTCCTACAATTAGGCATTCTACGATTCATGGTTGGTATTTCTGATGCTAGTATGTTACCAGCCGTGCAAACGATGTTGGCCAAGACGACGCCGCAAGAAATTACGAGTCGTGTCTTTGCTTATAATCAATCGTTTCAGGCGATTGGGGCCGTGGCTGGGCCGTTACTCGGGACGGTGGTCGCGAGTTACTTTGATTATCGTGGGATTTTCATTGCGTCAGCGATGTTGATTGCACTGAATGCGATTCTATTTTTTGTCAACACGCGTGAAGTCGCATCTGACAAGTAA
- a CDS encoding GW dipeptide domain-containing protein, which yields MARKTVQLLILFGLFIGIIGQQQSVFASLDANEQKAFINKLKGSVQKATEEQRLYASLQMAQAIVESGWGESALAKEANNYFGVKGSYNGQSVTMPTAEFDEYGNQYEITASFRKYPSAYQSMKDNAALLRQGVSWNHAIYSGTWREKAKSGTQAANGLIPNYATDPDYATTLKSVINTHDLTTLDQTKSVIKTQQNVVKTAILKTGTRVDGMYSGAPYNVSGSKNVGNTSAYQGLTVKITKIAQVKKPDGTNGAQYAYTTIGGKNVWVDLAGFKVIQDGVTTLVNAKSGYQTATISSTTRTDGLYLTAPYSVVGAKNAGNTKLYNGQQVLISKTVQTKKPNGKLASTYAYIKLGTKNYYVDVLALTGIKTSVATLINQQTVNQTAIINATTRKDGLYSNNPYGMSNAKRIGTSTAYAGQTLTVSRYAQVYQANWTTGVKFAYVTISGKSFWIDARALTKVKNGTATLTNVQNVKQTAVVNASQAIYDLYRNNPSGMPTAVKQGTTQALDQQTVTISQYAQVMQGDGTTGPVFAHISVNGQTYWVDKRALRSIENGIASLTSVKVVNKQAVINATKRRDGIYSGAPYQVVNAKRVATSSSYQGKKVTVTMTAIVKKPNGQIGAQFALITLNNQAVWIDIKGLTILN from the coding sequence ATGGCACGTAAAACAGTTCAATTATTAATTTTATTCGGATTATTTATTGGTATTATTGGTCAGCAACAATCAGTATTTGCGAGTCTTGATGCCAACGAACAAAAAGCTTTCATTAATAAATTAAAGGGGAGTGTGCAAAAAGCTACTGAGGAACAACGGTTGTACGCGTCATTGCAGATGGCACAAGCGATTGTCGAGAGTGGCTGGGGGGAAAGTGCTCTCGCAAAAGAGGCGAATAATTATTTTGGGGTTAAAGGTAGTTATAATGGGCAGTCAGTGACTATGCCTACTGCCGAATTCGACGAGTATGGTAACCAGTATGAAATTACGGCATCATTTCGGAAATATCCTTCTGCTTATCAATCAATGAAGGATAACGCAGCTTTATTGCGACAGGGTGTTAGTTGGAATCATGCCATTTATTCAGGTACTTGGCGGGAGAAGGCTAAATCAGGTACGCAAGCTGCCAATGGGTTGATTCCAAATTATGCGACTGACCCTGATTATGCAACCACATTAAAAAGTGTCATTAATACTCATGATTTAACAACCTTGGACCAGACTAAAAGTGTGATCAAAACACAACAAAATGTCGTCAAAACAGCCATATTAAAAACAGGTACACGAGTTGATGGCATGTATTCAGGTGCTCCCTATAATGTCTCGGGTTCTAAGAATGTTGGTAATACGAGTGCTTATCAGGGCTTAACCGTCAAAATCACAAAAATTGCCCAGGTAAAAAAGCCGGATGGAACGAATGGCGCGCAGTACGCTTATACGACGATTGGTGGTAAAAATGTCTGGGTTGATTTAGCTGGCTTTAAAGTGATCCAGGATGGGGTAACCACATTGGTTAATGCCAAAAGTGGTTATCAGACAGCGACGATTTCAAGTACCACACGTACGGATGGCTTGTATCTCACGGCGCCATATAGCGTGGTTGGTGCAAAAAATGCCGGTAATACGAAATTATATAACGGTCAACAAGTATTAATTTCTAAAACGGTGCAAACTAAAAAACCAAATGGGAAGCTTGCCAGCACGTATGCATACATTAAATTGGGAACAAAAAATTATTACGTCGATGTGTTGGCTTTGACTGGTATCAAAACATCGGTAGCGACCCTCATTAATCAACAGACGGTCAACCAGACGGCAATCATCAATGCAACCACGCGTAAGGATGGCTTATACAGCAATAACCCCTATGGTATGAGTAATGCAAAACGCATAGGTACTTCCACCGCATATGCGGGCCAGACGTTGACCGTGTCACGTTATGCGCAAGTGTATCAGGCCAATTGGACGACCGGTGTTAAGTTTGCCTATGTCACCATTAGTGGTAAGTCGTTTTGGATTGATGCCCGCGCTCTGACCAAGGTTAAAAATGGGACCGCGACGTTGACCAATGTCCAAAATGTTAAGCAAACCGCCGTTGTTAATGCGTCACAGGCGATTTATGACCTGTATCGTAACAATCCATCAGGGATGCCAACGGCGGTGAAGCAGGGCACTACGCAAGCGCTTGATCAGCAGACGGTGACAATTAGTCAATACGCCCAGGTGATGCAAGGGGATGGGACGACAGGTCCCGTCTTCGCACACATTTCAGTCAATGGTCAGACTTATTGGGTCGACAAACGCGCCCTCCGTAGCATTGAAAACGGTATTGCATCCCTAACGAGTGTGAAAGTGGTTAATAAGCAAGCCGTTATTAATGCCACTAAACGGCGTGATGGGATTTACAGTGGGGCACCTTATCAAGTGGTGAACGCGAAGCGGGTGGCGACATCAAGCAGTTATCAGGGTAAGAAAGTTACGGTGACCATGACTGCCATCGTGAAGAAGCCGAATGGTCAGATTGGTGCCCAATTTGCATTAATCACGCTAAATAATCAAGCCGTTTGGATTGATATCAAGGGCCTGACAATACTTAACTAA